GGATAGCCGCCTTAGGGCTATATATGTCACTTTTCGTGTTATATCGTAACAAATGGCAGTTTTCAGGGTGGAATAAAACAGGTGGCGGTCAAAAATTACCTATAAAAACAACCCGTACCTTAACGATCGTGTCAATTGTTCTGTTAATCACGCCCATTATTGTGGGTTTAATAGGGGTGGTTTAATGATAGTTAAATGATATGAGAGGAGTTTTTCATGAATCCACTATTATTAGATTTTCCAAATGAAATGACATCAGATCGACTCATCATTAGGTTGCCACAATATGGGGACGGGCAAGCCGTTTACGAAGCTATTGCCGCTTCCGATGAATTGAAAAAATGGCTACCATTCGCGAAGAAAGAGCAAACACCTGAAGAGGTGGAAATAAATGCAAGAGAAGCACACATTAACTTTTTAAAGCGTGAAGATTTACGACTTCACCTCTTTGAAAAAGAAACAGCTCAGTTTATCACAGATAAGCGTCCGTAAAACTCCGGCCTCAAAATAGAGAGGAGAGCTAACTCTATTTAGGCGGAAGACAACGGACGCTAATGTCCTGATTGACTCAACTACCAATCAGTGGGAGAAGGATGAAAACGCCCACTGATTGAAGATTCGTTTTATTGGCTGTTCCGGTTTACATCGAATTGATTGGGAGGTACCGAAAGTTGAAATCGGTTATTGGCTTGATTCACGTTATACAGGAAAAGGTTATATCACTGAAGCCGTGGACCGAATAACACAATTTGCTTTCCAAGAATTAAAAGCGAAACGAGTGGAAATTAGATGTGACCCTAAAAACGAGAAAAGTCGCGCGGTCCCTGAACGACTGAACTTTGAGCTTGAAGGCATCATCAGACATGATGAATGGTCAATGGATGGGAAGGAATTAAGGGATACATGCATTTTTGCTAAAGTGAGCGAATCGACATCATGGGGAGAGCAATGAATGGACAGGAGATGCTAGCCTATTTAAAAAAAGGTGACGCCCATCAGTACCGTGTTTATCAGGCGATAAAGAAGGCACAGGTTTTTGAGAAATTAACAGCGTATCAACCGACTGTATGTGGCACCTTCCCTTTAGGGATTCATCTCTTTGATTCCGATGTGGATGTTATTTTGAATGTGTCTGACTTCACACGATTTGATGACATGGTGAACTCTCTTTATGGAGACGAAAAAGAATTTACACAAAAACGTCGAACAATTAGAGGGCAACCAGTGACAAAAGCGACTTTCTTAATAGACGATGTTCCTTTTGATTTATTCGGGCAAGATCAGCCTGTTACAGCCCAATACGCCTACTTACATATG
The Salipaludibacillus sp. LMS25 DNA segment above includes these coding regions:
- a CDS encoding DUF4269 domain-containing protein, yielding MNGQEMLAYLKKGDAHQYRVYQAIKKAQVFEKLTAYQPTVCGTFPLGIHLFDSDVDVILNVSDFTRFDDMVNSLYGDEKEFTQKRRTIRGQPVTKATFLIDDVPFDLFGQDQPVTAQYAYLHMVIEHRLLARNPTMKDEVIKLKKQGYKTESAFCRLLGLQGDPYEQLIIYGKGEGLIETS